In Pyrus communis chromosome 11, drPyrComm1.1, whole genome shotgun sequence, the sequence TCGGAATGGCTTCGATGAAAAATACTcgatttattcttttataaaataCAACCTGCATACAACACACAAAAAGGTCAGTGGCACTGGCAGATCAATTAGACAACCTGCCATAACAAAATTCAATTAACACACAATTCTCTACAGTGCTCTGAAATATCAGATATTTTAGAATTTTCAACCATTCAAAAATACGAAATCATGAACAGATGGTGCCCATGTTACAAAAACACGTCAACCTTTTACTGAACCCTACCAAAGTTAATTTTGGAGCAATAGTTTTCTTGTATGGGGTCGGTTTTGATTGCGGACAAATAATATAATCCTTTTTTAGGTGGTCATTTTTGGATTTGATGTGACATGAAACCCTAAGCATCTCACAATTTAGATCTGGATGATGCCATTCAACCAGTTAGGCAGACTGTTATGTTTGACATTTTCGTTGCTATTAGCCCTATTGGCAATGTGATATGTATGTTTGTTTTATATAGTTTTGGAGTTTTTCATAATTCACAAGGACCTTAGATGCCCTAACGACTCTGCATATATTCATAGAATCAAACCATCTATGATCACACACATTTCCCACTTTAATGAGTTATTCTCAGATAAGTAGCAGTGGGAATTTTCTTGTCTAGTGGTGGATAAGTGACATGTATTATTTGGTAAAACATAATATGTATTACGAATCTagtaaattataaataaaaacttgtaaacattgatgtgtttttttttttttttttttctttttttgatcaAACATTGATGTGTTTTTTACCAACCTCATGTGGACCTGGAATATGCTTGTAGGTAGGGTGGGGGAAATAGGACTGCTAACCagaaaatgtgtgtgtgtgtccagtaaatatttaaaaataatagtttGCAAGATTTAAAGGAATATTAAAAGTAGTAAAAAACTTTACCTGTTTAGAGATAAATTGCTTGACTTCGTCCTCAGTCAGCTGAGAATTATTTGACCTTACTACAAATGCAACCGGAACCTCTCCAGCTGCCTCATCCTTCATTCTGAAGTCACATAAATTGCACATGAAGGTTTAGTATATAACCAAATGGTATCATgccaaaataattataaaattattgTATGGGTCGgtcatatatattttgaatattGAAGGTATCCCAACACATTGATGGTAGTCTAATCTCTATTCCCATGCAGCCCTGATACCACATGAGTCGGCATCATACTTTTGGCTCTAAGCTAAACGGAACGCAAAAGCAGAGCCGGTGGCCCTAAAAATGAATCTGTAGGAGTTTGAACGAAACCCgatcatatatattttattctcACAATATAAACACGATTGTTTGGGTTAATGACTTACGGGACAACAGCAGCATCAGAAACACTAGGATGGGTGATGAGCAAGGCTTCAAGTTCAGCAGGGGCCACTTGAAACCCTTTGTATTTGATCAGTTCCTTCAACCGATCGACAATGAAGagctcatcatcatcatcaatgaAGCCTATATCACCGGTGTGTAGCCAACCTTCCTTGTCTATGGTTGTCCTTGTCGACTCCGGATCATTAAGATAACCTGATAATTTTCGGcataaaaaatcatatttaattGCTACGTACAACTATAACAGTCTTTTtagtaataataatagtaatactaaaaataaaaataatagtaataataataatatatacagTTAGAATCCGGGTACACACATTTTGACACAAATTTTTGTGAGGTAGAACTTAATATATATTACCTTTCATGATCTGGTCACCTCTAATGCAAATCTCTCCAGGCTGGTTGCGTGGCAAAGAAGCACTAGATTCAGGATCAACGATCTTGAGCTCTGCATTTCGGACGACGGTGCCACATCCACCTGGTTTGACCTCGAAGGGTTGCTTGGCAAATGCCAATGACATGGTCAATACTGGCCCTGCCTCTGTCATTCCATATCCCTGCAAATGATGATTATACTATTTAATTAAATGCTTAATCATGATATATCTACATGAGAAGCCTGAAAATCAAACCACACAGGCTACATATAGAAATGTCTCTGTCACATTCTGAAGTCATCCTTTGAACAATACATGAACAAATTGCTTATATTATATACCATCTCtcccatttaattaattagtcaaATAATCTTTACTCGGAAGCTTCAAATAATAAGGAGAAGTATTAAAATACGGAACATAAGCAAGCTAgttgtttttatgtaaattcaTTGGAATAGAttacatatataataataagTTTCTATGCAAGTAATTAATTATCTTGGTGGTTAGAACATTTCTCTATAATTAACTGCTGCCCGAATTCAAATTGTCTTGTTTCCTTGGTGTGTGTAAATGTAGAATATTGCTCtagaaaaaataatactaaattttagtaatttttttgaaaactgtGATAAAAATTTCTGTTAATTATTAATGTTCTATATCTcaacaaaagaaggaaaaaaaatatgtttttggtaattaaaaaaaaaaaagaaaagaaatatgcCTAAAAACTTGTCACGTGTGAATGATACATACATCTTTCGTTTTCATCTTGTAACAGTACAATATTGTTGGGAATAATTAAAGTGTTAGGTAAACTCATTAATCAATTAAATCTTCCTCACGTCATGTTTTTTGTTGTAATTCCTATATTAACGGGTGACCATCAAAATCGTATCGTGTTTTATAAATTACGTTAAATTATTTGTTTCTCCATTTTTGGTTGCCTGTCAACTAAACATTTAAATAATCAATATTTTTAGATTGTGGGCAAGATACCTTATCTTTCCTATGATTATATTTTCAGTCTCTGATTGGGAAATATTGAACGGTTTGGAGCTAACATATATTTGATATAactatatatttacattaaaagtTAGAGGAATAAAGTAGTTTTGAATTCATTCaagagattcgaacctaaactCTGTTATTTATAAACaaagatgaatatcactatACTTATTTTGTAGTTTTAAGTGGCTTGTAGGTAACAAGATTTAGAAGTAAAACATGAGGATGAAATGGAGTCCCTTATGCCCAACCAAATACATTATGGTTGGTAACTTGGCAAGACATTAATCTATGCTAACCACTCACAAATGTGCAACGCATCAATCAATTATCAAATTCTTATATTTGCAAACATATTTAATATGTTGCAAAAATTAGTTACCTTAaagaagagtaatgctattcatatcatatttttataccacatttctatacccCTGACAtatgatgtggacagccacatcatttgaaaaatttacaaaacccacaatcattatttaattaactaatttttcttaattattagtttattaaagaatgaactaaatttaaaaatctaattaattcaaatgatgtggctatctacatcaaatgccacctaaggtggtatgaaaatatggtacaaaaacatggtatgagtAAATAAAGTGAACCAGGAGAAAATTAAGATACATTAATCCTAGATCATGATTTGGATTATCtacttgtattttttatttttttatttttacttcgaTTGTTTTACCAAAAATGTTACGAAAACGCATTTATGTTACAAAATGCATTTATGTGTACCATAAATGTTAAGAAAACGTATTTACATGTATCAGATATCACATTTAGTACTAAAGACTTTTAAAATCACACTTTTTATTAGAATTGTAAAATGTAGTTGTTTGAAGCATAAATATACACGATACgacattgagaaaaaaaaaaacatatacgAATATAGAATGTATTAACTGTGTACGTACCTGACCAAGTGTGACATTGGGAAACTTGGCTCTCACAGTATCCTCAAGCTCCTTCCCAAGGGGTGCCCCACCACATTTAAGCACTCGAATTGACGACAAATCGTACTTATCAAGATCGGGAAACTTGGCAATGGCCAACACGATCGGCGGCACGATCGGTGCAATACTAACCTTGTACTTTTCGATCAACCCCAACAGAGAAACAATCTCAAATTTGTTCATCATCAAAATGGCAGCTCCGGCTCGAAGTCCACAAAGCAATACCGAGTTCAAAGAATAAATATGAAAAAGTGGCAGCACGCATAAGACGACGTCGTCGGTGCTATAATACAAGTTGGGATTTTCCCCGTCCACCTGCTGAGCAACGCTTGTCACAAGACCCTTGTGCGTTAGCATCACCCCCTTAGGCAAGCCTGTCGTCCCGGACGAGTAGGGTAGAGCGACGACGTCGTCTGGTCTGATGTCAACCTCCGGCATGTCGTTTTCATCGGCTTGAAGAAGCTCGGAGAAATGCAAACAGCTCGGATCAGGCGGAGAGTCGACGCACATTAGCTTAATGTCGTGAACATCGTCACTTGATGAGGATAAGTCCTTGACCTTGTCGTAGTAGCACGCTAAGGTGATGATGAGTTTAGCTTTTGAGGCCTTGGCCTGCTTTAAGATCTCGGCGGGTGTGAAGAAAGGGTTCGCCGCGGTTGTCATAGCGCCGCGAAAGGAGGCTCCGAGGACGGCGAAGGCGAACGCTGGGGAGTTGGGGAGCAAGAGCATGATGACGTCGCCTTGTTGGATTCCAAGCTTGTTGAGCCCTGACGCGACTCTGCGCGCGTTAAGTTCCACATCGGCGAAGGTGTATATGTCTCCGGTGGCGCCGTCGATGATACAGGGCTTAGAGCTCGAGTGGTTTTTGTTGTGGAGGCAGTAGGAGTGGAGAGGGAGGTGTTTTGGGATGGGGATGTCGGGGAGTTTGGACCGGTAAACGATGTCGTTTGGGATAGTTTCTACAGCCATCTCTTGGAAAAATGGGATTATCCAATGAGAAAAAAGACACGAAAATTGTTGGTTTATTTTGAGCTGAATTGGTGCTTGAGGGAAGAGGGGAGGTCAGTAGGGGTTCTTCATATACAACTGGCTGTGTGGTTGGTGGGGGGGAGGGAAATGGGATTATGGAATTGTTTGGGGGGGGAAACCGTGATAGTGAAAGATTGGAAATTTGATAATACACATTCGGGGTTGGTGGTGATAGGTGACTGGAGGCGGAAGGGATGAGTGCATGGAGTTTGGTTGGTGAAAGTGGGTTTGGATGGTGGCGGTAGGTCAGGACAATTTCCAAAGGCAAAGGCTTTATTACACCAACCACTGGCTGACAATGGAATTGGTGTCCGCGAAGACCATACTGCCCTTTACCTACTACTACAACCACATGATTTAGGAGATGCGAGTCTCAGAGCTTCTTGGTCGGAAAGTGAATTTCACAACTCAAGATTTAAGAAAATACCAGGCTTGGAATTCTATTAAAATTCTACTGTATCACTTGCTGTGGTTGAATACTTAATGAATTTACTTTGTGCGGTTAGATTTATACCatttatatcaaaattttccAAACCACATTTTTTATTGTGAAAATAGAAATATTAATTGCGAAGATTAATTTTCATTACAAATTGTTTCTAAAATTGATACATTTATTAGTGATCAGTTTGATTTATGAACTTAAAAATTGATTAATACCGTCTTTCAAGTTAAGTACAAACAACTGaaggatctttttttttttcctggttgCTGTGCCGAAGAAAATCACAAACCAACGAATTTACCACTTCTCTTGTTTTCCACGTTTATTACCTTTTACCCGTTCATGTGGAGAGATCTTATCCTTTTTGGCCTAGCtacctctttttttttagtGGTTTATTTTACAGTGGAACAACTGCCAACGGAGAAACTCTCTATGGTTACGATGGTTCTACATGTTGGAAAAAATTGGGTCTAATTACTAtaataaatcacataaaaaaatcaagaaataattcatgatattatatattacaatcaatcttgcacatgagtaaccaatgttaaaatgaacatgatataatggattagaaaaacctagaaaTACGATTAAGGCAAGTGTTAGATACTCTGTCCTTAAGATAAGTTTATGCCCTACTACGGTGTTCATGATTGATTGGCGCATGTCTCTCAGTATACAACGACCACGTCCTTGTAATAGAAGCACTTCAAATCACAAGGATGAATcatgattgtgttgaaaacCCTCTTGTATGAACTCAATGAAactctctaatatttagtatattctatgtatgattatgtaaaaTAATGAAAAGCTCTTTTGTGATTATAGGGGCTTTCCTATTTATAAAATGTGAGATATTTCTTTGGAAAACATGTGATTATTCATGAAAAGTCAAAAGTTATAACTCTTTATTTGAGTAGACATATATTTCTACCAAAAAACTccacttctaatttccattcaattaaaaaatttaatataataataatattattaaattttccaacactACAGACTCTCTGGGGTGCAACCAACTTCCAGTGCGAGAACAAGGTTGAGGCTCCATAAGTCATTTAATCGCGTACTTTGAAGAGACTGCAAGATTTTCAACGTGGTATTATTTTTCCTAGTTTATCTCCTAAACCTACTATTTTATTACTCCTGTAAAGTTGGAAAGGTCTCCATGTTGCATCTCCTCTTCATGCACAAGCTTCGGCGCTCAGAAAATGTATGCTTTTGGCAACAAGGGATTTTAGAATTTAGAGCGATTCTCTTCATATCATATTTGTTGGAAGTGTGccctaaaatttaattataagaTGATACTTACCGATATTTCATATACtaaacaaatttagtttaatacAAGGCACAATTTATTGTTCAAGGCCGTCTTATAAAATGTTATACGCCTAAACAatcattccaaaaaaaaaaaaatgtattaaaaacagaatgtaatctaaaaaagttaaatttaaaAGACCTTTCCCTCTTATAAACGTTTTTTTAAATGTTCTTGATCAAatgattgtcaattgggcattgacggTAAGACTAGAACATACTATGTGTTCTCTTTTCAGAGAGGGGCTGGTTTCGGGTCATTGATGTGAAAGACACCAAggcaagtatgtaggtgctcagtAGAGAGTGAGTTCATTGAAAATGATCAAACAaaagttctcatactcatgtcacatgataACGCGttagttgggataatgcaacGTAGTCCATTGATTTGAGACATCATGGTTATCTTGTGGATACGTCTTTGATCATTTGATGATTCGTCATAACTGTGGAGCTAAAAATAGtcacaaggcgacacgtggatttttggatgaagaagacaaaaatacccttgggGTATATCAGGATTCCTACACGCGAGTAGCAGACAATCATTCTCAACCAAGTCAGAAATGCCCAAAAAAGATAACAATTCAAAAATTCATCTCATCAAATTCTTCTACAAGGTAATTCCTAAAATTTCTTTCACCCCATATATCTTTTACCTAATTTCCCTTTTTTAGCTaaatcaattagctaattattaCATAACCTAATTATCTATTTATTCTAAATATTCTGTAACCACCAAAACATTCCCCTTAtgtttaattagccaattaatacctattaaaattggctaattaaaccaaaaattaaaaaccctcCTAATGGTCGGTCACTCTTTCTCCAAAGAGGACCGGcctatccctataaataggctCCCATTTCCACCAAAAGATGATTCCaacacacttaaaaaaaaaatctcaaatactctctaaacacttttctctctaaattctaactttggcatcagatgTTCTTccgccaaagccccccccccattcatcgtgggcgcatgaggctcttggccttgaccgtAAGGTGTTagttgttttgtaggtgcaattttgtccaagatcaaggaggtaGAAAtctgcatccacaaattggtgctttcattgagagttgagatCCATACTCGTAGAATACTCTCGCATAAAAAGGTTTTTCCCTATTTTCTAGtccatttgaatatttttcatacgttcttattattagaattttttatttgcaagggttctttgataaaacgtataagaaaaatataatggCTAGAAATCTAGAAAATTCCACAAGAGAAAATTCCAATACTCAAGAAATAGGACCGCGGAGATCCACGAGGCAAAATGCAGTCGTAAGCGAAGTGGCACCACCACTACGAGGTTCCACCATGGCCCAAGCCATGCCATCCAAGCTTACACGGGCTTGAGCCTATGCCTCGTATTCGCAATCACGTACTGAGCAACCTGCTCCTGTGATCCAGCCTGCTCCCGTAGCCCAGTCTGCTCCTGTGATCCAGCTTACTCTTGTAGCCCAACCTGCTTTCATGGCTCCCCAAGTAGCCCAAGTCGGCTCGAGACTATCTCAACCTTGCAAACCAATCATTGAGTTGGaggcattttcaccacatttctccacggatttgacatttcccaactcaaatctcgtgcCTGGGGCCCACCATTTTTCCACTACTCAAGGAGGCACATTCCATCTAAGCTCTTCTGATCCGAATGGTGAACAAAACTTGTCCTGATAAGTCATAAAATTGACGAGCGCCCTTGTACAATAGACGGCCTTGGTAAATCAACTTTTGCAATTCACCGAGATCTAACGTGCCCCCAGATGAGGTGTCCCGAAGAAGGATAAAGGTAGACGAGGAACCTCTCAAGTAGCCACTTAACCAACCACAGGTCGAGCATTCGGGTAGTGTACACTTCCGATTGGGTCCCCAAAACAGTGTACACTCTCGTCTTAGCAGGCGGAGAAGCACGTGCTCTCGACTAGGCCCACAGACAAGTATACATTCACGGTTAGGCCACGCTCCGATAATCGACATGAGCAGCCTTCTAGACAAAGCGTTCATTCGCGGTTAGGTCCGCGAGAAGCATTTTCCACATCACATTGGAGAATGCAGCATGACAACCGGAGAGAAACGGTCACTCAATGCGGTTTAAGTTCAACCAGCAGCTTGCGAAGAAACCCTTCGCCTGCTAGGAATCTATCTCATATACCACAGCCACGACATAGACAAGTCGAGCGTGTAGAAAGGCAGCCTGGACCAGCATATCAAGACTTGGGGCAGCCGAGAGCTCCGCTACCCCCAACAAAGGCAGATCTAAGAAGAGGTAGAAAGACTTTTCAATGAATGGTTGCGTGATTTCCAACACAATGAAATGGTTGATGAAGCGCTAAGGCGATatatgaccaacataagcaagtCACATTTCGTGGACGAGATTGAGCAGGCAAAGCCTCCACGCAAGTTTAGCATGTCGCACGtcacatctttcaaaggagatggagatCCAGAGAGGCACTTGAAGCACTACTGAAGCACAATGGTCCTTTATCGGAACAATAATGCCCTTATGTGCAAAATATTCGCCACCACTTTACAAGGCGAGGCATAAGATTGGTTTCACACCTTGCCACCACGATCCATCTAGAATTTTGATgatctttctttggttttctcCAAAGAATACTCATCTTACCGctcgatcaagaaaaagtcCGATCACTTGTTCAACATAAAGAAAAACCCAAAGGAGTCACTCCGCGACTACGTGAAAAGGTTCAAAGCGGAGAAGGCGTAGATCGTCGAATATGATGACTCGATAGCAAGTGTAGCCTGCCAAAAAGGACTCACAGTAGACTATCCACTGTTCGGATaaatgatcatgaaagaagaccAAACTTTAGCAGATTCATTCGCCCTAGCAGAGaaacatgcactttgggacgaggcttGGCGAGCAGAAAATGCGCCTGAGCAGCCTCAAAAAGAGTCGACAGTTGCTCAGAGGAAAGAGGACATGAAGCCACCTACCAAGGGCAGGCAGAAGGCCAAGCGCAGGGTCTATCCCACAATTAAAGAAGGCCCGATAACCAAAAACTATTCTAAGTTCTCAATTCCGATCCATCAAATCCTTTGTGATATCAAGAAAGAGCCGTGGTTTAAGCTGCCGAAACAATCAAAAGGAGATACTTCCAAGTTGGACCATACCAAGTATTGCGCATTCCACCGAGGTCCTTGTTACACAACCGACGACTGCTACACTTGGAAGAATTATCTAGAAAAGCTCATGAAAGAAGGCAAAGTCGATAGATACTTGGACAAGCCGGCTGCGCAGCTAAGAAGGAATACAGACGAGGATGAGGAACCGCCAACTAAGATGATTCGAATCAATGGCATTTTCGCTGAATCCAAACACTTGGGGGCCACCAATAACTCCAAAAAGAGGAAGATCATGCAGGCTTTACTAATCTCACAAGTCCAAGCAGTCGATACCCAACCAGGACCTATTATTGGTTTCACTAAGCAGGATGCAGAAGGCGTCGACTTCCCGCATGACGATGCACTAGTAGTATCTGTCCAATAAGCCCATGCTATAGTTGACAGGATGATGGTCGACAATGGAAGTGTAGTTAACCTACTACAACTCTCAGTCATTCAAAAGATGGGCTTAGAAAGCATAATCATAGGCTAAGCAGAGGTACTTAC encodes:
- the LOC137708337 gene encoding 4-coumarate--CoA ligase 1-like is translated as MAVETIPNDIVYRSKLPDIPIPKHLPLHSYCLHNKNHSSSKPCIIDGATGDIYTFADVELNARRVASGLNKLGIQQGDVIMLLLPNSPAFAFAVLGASFRGAMTTAANPFFTPAEILKQAKASKAKLIITLACYYDKVKDLSSSSDDVHDIKLMCVDSPPDPSCLHFSELLQADENDMPEVDIRPDDVVALPYSSGTTGLPKGVMLTHKGLVTSVAQQVDGENPNLYYSTDDVVLCVLPLFHIYSLNSVLLCGLRAGAAILMMNKFEIVSLLGLIEKYKVSIAPIVPPIVLAIAKFPDLDKYDLSSIRVLKCGGAPLGKELEDTVRAKFPNVTLGQGYGMTEAGPVLTMSLAFAKQPFEVKPGGCGTVVRNAELKIVDPESSASLPRNQPGEICIRGDQIMKGYLNDPESTRTTIDKEGWLHTGDIGFIDDDDELFIVDRLKELIKYKGFQVAPAELEALLITHPSVSDAAVVPMKDEAAGEVPVAFVVRSNNSQLTEDEVKQFISKQVVFYKRINRVFFIEAIPKSPSGKILRKDLRAKLAAGFPN
- the LOC137708914 gene encoding uncharacterized protein; the encoded protein is MIMKEDQTLADSFALAEKHALWDEAWRAENAPEQPQKESTVAQRKEDMKPPTKGRQKAKRRVYPTIKEGPITKNYSKFSIPIHQILCDIKKEPWFKLPKQSKGDTSKLDHTKYCAFHRGPCYTTDDCYTWKNYLEKLMKEGKVDRYLDKPAAQLRRNTDEDEEPPTKMIRINGIFAESKHLGATNNSKKRKIMQALLISQVQAVDTQPGPIIGFTKQDAEGVDFPHDDALVVSVQ